Proteins co-encoded in one Bacteroidales bacterium genomic window:
- the umuD gene encoding translesion error-prone DNA polymerase V autoproteolytic subunit — protein MKKEQPIKLEIFKPAQGNKTELPFFSTKISAGFPSPAEDFIEKKLDLNEYLIKNPSATFFIKVSGHSMKNAGIFDGDILVVDRSIEPSDNKIVIGVVNGEFTVKRLTKENNKLYLMPENPDFKPLEINESMDVSVWGVVTYTIHKTR, from the coding sequence ATGAAAAAAGAGCAGCCAATCAAGCTTGAAATCTTTAAGCCTGCTCAGGGAAATAAAACCGAGCTTCCTTTTTTTAGCACAAAAATTTCTGCCGGATTTCCATCTCCCGCAGAAGATTTTATCGAAAAAAAACTTGACCTGAATGAGTACCTGATAAAAAACCCATCAGCAACATTTTTTATTAAAGTCAGCGGACATTCTATGAAAAATGCCGGCATTTTTGACGGGGATATTCTTGTTGTTGATCGTTCTATTGAACCTTCTGACAATAAAATTGTGATAGGTGTTGTGAATGGAGAATTTACCGTAAAACGCCTGACTAAAGAAAATAACAAACTCTATTTAATGCCGGAAAACCCCGACTTCAAGCCCTTGGAGATAAATGAAAGTATGGATGTTTCCGTATGGGGTGTTGTAACTTACACCATACATAAAACACGATAA
- a CDS encoding chloride channel protein, translated as MISGKRLFYKLLIWRLKHISDRQFVIFLSIVCGFISGLVAVFIKNMIYFIENIITLNPNKDGPNYLYVFFPLFGILIVILIKKYLIKQKLSYSIPGILEAISKQNGFISFKNLFAPAILSSITLGFGGSVGMEGPAVNNGAAIGSNTGRWMGLKYKHIILLIACGASGAIAGLFKAPIAGVLFSLEILMIDLSMASLLPLLIASVTGTLTSYFFLGTNVIYLVEHIENFKFADLPFFALLGIFCGLVSVYLSRILLLSDKFFIKIKNSYWKLIAGGTILGGLILIFPSLYGEGYHHINSCLNGKQDFIFNNSFFSGYQHNIIIIIILLFGIILFKAVATSITFSVGGVGGIFGPVLFLGAVSGYLFTSIITYFNISNLPQINFSLAGMTGLLAGVMHAPLTGIFLIAEITNGYNMMVPLIITASISYITVKYFFPYSVDAIQLAEKGELITHDKDKAVLTLMKIDKLIETNFLTVSPDNYLGELVKVIARSERNIFPVVDNENNLLGIVFLNDIRNVVFKQELYGKLIVRDLMFMPSPTVSPDESMEEIAKKFEKTDNYNIPVVNDGKYVGFVSRANVFSEYRKLLKQFSEE; from the coding sequence ATGATTTCCGGCAAACGACTTTTTTACAAACTTCTTATTTGGCGGCTTAAACATATCAGCGACCGGCAGTTTGTGATTTTTCTCAGCATCGTTTGCGGTTTTATATCCGGCCTCGTCGCAGTTTTTATAAAAAACATGATTTATTTTATTGAAAATATAATCACGTTAAACCCCAACAAAGATGGCCCCAATTATTTATATGTCTTTTTTCCTTTGTTTGGTATATTAATAGTTATTTTAATAAAAAAATATTTAATAAAACAGAAACTAAGTTATAGTATCCCCGGTATTCTTGAAGCCATATCAAAACAAAACGGATTTATTTCGTTTAAAAACCTTTTCGCGCCCGCCATACTAAGCTCTATCACCTTAGGCTTTGGAGGTTCGGTAGGAATGGAGGGGCCTGCCGTGAACAACGGGGCAGCCATAGGCTCAAATACCGGAAGATGGATGGGGCTCAAATACAAACACATCATACTGCTGATTGCATGTGGTGCATCAGGTGCAATAGCTGGATTGTTCAAAGCTCCCATAGCCGGTGTGCTTTTTTCACTTGAAATTTTAATGATAGACCTTTCCATGGCATCTTTACTCCCATTGTTGATTGCTTCAGTTACAGGAACATTGACATCTTATTTTTTTCTTGGGACAAACGTAATTTATCTTGTTGAACATATTGAAAATTTTAAATTTGCCGACCTGCCCTTTTTTGCACTACTGGGCATTTTTTGCGGATTGGTATCGGTCTATTTATCCAGGATTCTATTACTGTCTGATAAGTTTTTTATTAAAATAAAAAATTCCTATTGGAAGCTAATTGCAGGAGGCACTATACTGGGAGGACTTATATTAATCTTTCCATCACTATACGGAGAAGGTTATCATCACATTAACTCCTGCCTGAACGGAAAACAGGATTTTATATTCAATAACAGTTTCTTCTCTGGATACCAACATAATATTATCATCATAATTATATTACTTTTTGGAATAATCCTTTTTAAAGCTGTGGCAACATCTATTACCTTCAGTGTGGGAGGTGTGGGGGGTATTTTTGGTCCTGTACTTTTTCTTGGGGCAGTAAGTGGGTATTTATTTACAAGCATCATAACTTATTTTAATATTTCCAATCTTCCACAAATAAATTTTTCCCTGGCAGGCATGACCGGTTTACTGGCAGGTGTTATGCACGCACCTCTGACAGGAATTTTCCTTATAGCAGAAATCACTAATGGGTATAATATGATGGTCCCTTTGATAATTACTGCCTCCATCTCGTATATTACTGTTAAATACTTTTTCCCATACTCTGTTGACGCTATACAACTTGCCGAAAAAGGCGAACTCATTACACACGACAAAGACAAAGCAGTGCTGACACTGATGAAAATTGACAAACTAATTGAAACTAATTTCCTTACTGTTTCCCCGGATAATTACCTCGGAGAACTGGTAAAAGTGATTGCCCGTTCGGAACGTAATATTTTTCCTGTTGTTGACAATGAAAATAATCTTTTAGGCATTGTTTTCCTTAACGATATCAGAAATGTTGTCTTCAAGCAAGAATTATATGGAAAGCTTATAGTTCGGGATTTAATGTTTATGCCCTCACCTACTGTCAGCCCGGACGAATCCATGGAAGAAATTGCAAAAAAATTTGAAAAAACAGACAACTATAATATACCAGTGGTAAACGATGGCAAATATGTTGGTTTCGTATCAAGAGCAAATGTTTTTTCGGAATACAGAAAATTATTAAAACAGTTTTCAGAGGAATAA
- the rnc gene encoding ribonuclease III, with amino-acid sequence MSLYRLAFLHRSAAPEIINGFRSSNERLEYLGDAVLSSVIADFLFHKYPLKDEGFLTEMRSKIVSRSQLNKLSQKLGFNKLILANQENGNVYRSIHGDTFEAVIGAIYLDKGYLFTKKIITSRIIKCHIDIEALEKFEFSYKSTLLELAQKEKKPLEFVVVEESGKGYQKQYTVEVFYDNQKISKAYGFSIKEAEQNAAEIAYKQLNPSEPTSTSYSC; translated from the coding sequence ATTAGTTTATACCGTCTTGCTTTTTTACACCGTTCTGCTGCCCCCGAAATCATAAATGGGTTTAGAAGTTCCAATGAACGATTAGAATATCTTGGAGATGCTGTCTTAAGTTCGGTCATTGCAGATTTTCTTTTCCACAAATATCCGCTTAAAGACGAGGGGTTCCTTACCGAAATGCGATCAAAAATTGTAAGCCGTTCACAACTCAATAAACTCTCTCAAAAACTTGGATTTAATAAATTAATTCTTGCAAACCAAGAAAATGGCAATGTATATCGCTCTATTCATGGCGATACTTTTGAAGCAGTTATTGGAGCCATATACTTAGATAAAGGATATCTGTTTACAAAAAAAATTATTACCTCCAGAATCATCAAATGTCATATTGATATTGAAGCACTTGAGAAATTTGAATTTAGTTATAAAAGTACATTACTGGAACTCGCACAAAAAGAAAAAAAACCTTTAGAATTCGTTGTCGTAGAAGAATCAGGCAAGGGCTATCAAAAACAATACACTGTCGAAGTATTTTATGACAATCAAAAAATCTCAAAAGCATATGGATTTTCAATAAAGGAAGCCGAGCAAAATGCTGCAGAGATTGCTTACAAACAATTAAACCCTTCAGAACCAACTTCCACATCATATTCTTGTTGA
- the fabF gene encoding beta-ketoacyl-ACP synthase II — MDLKRVVVTGLGAITPIGNNLRNFWESLLNGVSGSAPITRFDTSKFKTKFACEVKNYDPNNFFDRKETRKIDLFTQYALVSAQEAMADSKIDTSLIDLDKAGVIWSSGIGGLDTFMEEMTGFLHGDGTPRFSPFFIPKMISDIAGGRISIQYGFRGPNFTTTSACASSSNAIIDAYNYIRLGKASIMISGGSEAAIGVCGIGGFNAMHAISTRNDDPATASRPFDKDRDGFVLGEGGAALVLEELEHALNRGAQIYCELAGAGLSADAYHITQPHPEGFGAEKVMKNALEDAGMTPEEIDYINTHGTSTPLGDISECKAIIRAFGEHAYKLNLSSSKSMTGHLLGAAGAIESIATVMSIKNDVVSPTINHFTDDPEIDNRLNFTFHQKQHKIIRTGMCNTFGFGGHNATIIFKKYIS, encoded by the coding sequence ATGGACTTAAAACGGGTTGTAGTTACCGGACTGGGTGCTATTACCCCTATTGGCAACAACCTTCGCAATTTTTGGGAGTCCTTGCTTAATGGCGTAAGTGGTTCAGCACCAATTACTCGTTTTGATACTTCAAAATTTAAAACAAAATTTGCTTGCGAAGTAAAAAATTACGATCCAAATAATTTTTTTGACCGTAAAGAAACACGAAAGATAGACTTATTTACTCAATATGCTTTGGTTTCGGCACAAGAAGCTATGGCTGATTCAAAAATTGATACCTCTTTAATTGATTTGGATAAAGCAGGAGTTATATGGTCATCGGGAATCGGGGGTCTTGATACTTTTATGGAAGAAATGACAGGATTTTTACATGGTGATGGCACGCCCCGTTTCAGTCCTTTTTTCATCCCTAAAATGATATCTGATATTGCCGGTGGCCGTATTTCAATTCAATATGGCTTCAGGGGGCCCAACTTCACCACTACTTCTGCCTGTGCATCCTCCAGCAATGCAATTATTGATGCATACAATTACATTCGGCTGGGAAAAGCCAGTATTATGATATCCGGCGGCTCAGAAGCAGCCATTGGAGTCTGCGGCATTGGAGGTTTTAATGCTATGCATGCGATTTCAACCCGTAATGATGACCCCGCCACTGCTTCTCGGCCCTTCGATAAAGACCGCGATGGTTTTGTTCTGGGAGAAGGTGGTGCTGCTCTTGTTCTTGAAGAACTTGAACATGCGTTAAACAGAGGTGCCCAAATATATTGTGAATTAGCCGGTGCAGGATTGTCAGCCGATGCTTATCACATTACTCAGCCTCATCCTGAAGGATTTGGGGCAGAAAAAGTAATGAAAAATGCCCTGGAAGATGCGGGAATGACTCCCGAAGAAATTGATTATATTAATACTCATGGAACATCAACTCCTCTTGGAGATATTTCAGAATGTAAAGCAATTATAAGAGCTTTCGGCGAACATGCTTATAAGTTAAATCTCAGCTCCAGTAAATCCATGACCGGCCATCTGCTTGGGGCTGCCGGTGCAATAGAATCCATTGCTACGGTTATGTCAATTAAAAATGATGTTGTAAGTCCTACCATTAACCACTTCACTGATGACCCGGAGATTGACAACCGCCTTAATTTTACCTTCCATCAGAAGCAACACAAAATAATTAGGACCGGTATGTGCAACACTTTTGGATTTGGCGGGCATAATGCGACAATTATATTTAAAAAATACATTTCATAA
- a CDS encoding acyl carrier protein: protein MSDITTRVKAIIVDKLGVDENQVVPEASFTNDLGADSLDTVELIMEFEKEFNLAIPDEEAEKISTVGDAIKYIENNTK, encoded by the coding sequence ATGTCAGACATTACAACGAGAGTAAAAGCTATTATAGTTGACAAATTAGGTGTTGACGAAAATCAAGTTGTACCCGAAGCAAGTTTTACCAATGACTTGGGTGCAGACTCTCTTGATACTGTGGAATTAATTATGGAATTTGAAAAAGAATTCAATTTAGCAATTCCTGATGAAGAGGCTGAAAAAATCAGTACAGTTGGCGATGCCATAAAATATATTGAAAACAATACAAAGTAA
- the dut gene encoding dUTP diphosphatase, translated as MIVKIVNKSKHALPKYETNASAGMDLRANLVAPILLKSLQRTLIPTGLFIELPLGYEAQVRPRSGLAIKKGVTVLNTPGTIDADYRGEIMVILVNLSSEDFLINDGERIAQMILSKHEKAEWSEVDSLQESERGIGGFGHTGSK; from the coding sequence ATGATTGTAAAAATTGTAAACAAATCGAAGCATGCACTGCCCAAATATGAAACCAATGCCTCTGCAGGCATGGACCTGAGGGCAAATTTAGTAGCTCCTATACTATTAAAATCATTACAGCGCACTCTAATTCCTACAGGACTATTTATCGAATTACCTTTGGGTTATGAGGCACAGGTAAGACCGCGAAGCGGGTTGGCAATAAAAAAGGGGGTCACTGTTCTTAATACTCCAGGAACTATTGATGCAGATTACCGTGGAGAAATTATGGTTATTCTCGTAAACCTTTCATCAGAAGATTTTTTAATCAATGATGGGGAAAGAATAGCCCAGATGATTCTTTCTAAGCACGAAAAAGCTGAATGGTCAGAAGTAGATTCATTACAGGAATCGGAAAGAGGCATTGGAGGTTTTGGCCATACCGGAAGTAAATAA
- a CDS encoding oligosaccharide flippase family protein has translation MNPIKRLAGQTAIYGVSTIMARLMNYLMVPIHTRIFSPPDYGIVGEMYAYVSLLIVLLTYGMETAFFRYYEKNNSDREKVYNTTLLSLIITSTIFILAAIFLAKPIANSIRYPNNSEYVIWFALIIAFDAICSIPFAKLRAINRPKVFAFVKIFNISIYVVLNLFFLLLCPYWVKNGILQGFTSVIYNPSIGVGYIFIANLVASGITLFLLWIIVPLSKLHFSKEIWKKMIKYALPLLIFGLAGIVNETIDRILLKYLSPSDIAMSQVGIYSACYKISIMMTIVIQAFKYAAEPFFFSQAKESNAKVLYADVMKYFVILCSLIFLIIMLYIDVVKYFIGEKYFEGLTIVPILLLANMFLGIFYNLSIWYKLTDKTHYGAYLSIFGAIITLALNFLLIPFIGYLGSAWATFACYLSMMIASYFIGQKHYHVNYNIKRIFLYISIPIALYYVSTFVPAVSQWLHFIINSMFLLSFIILVLLIEKPKLSNLINNS, from the coding sequence TTGAATCCAATAAAACGTTTAGCCGGGCAAACTGCAATATATGGTGTCAGCACCATTATGGCGCGCCTGATGAATTATTTAATGGTTCCAATCCACACACGAATTTTTTCACCACCCGATTACGGCATAGTCGGTGAAATGTATGCTTATGTTTCCCTGTTGATAGTTCTCCTTACTTATGGCATGGAAACGGCTTTTTTCAGGTATTATGAAAAAAATAATTCAGATAGAGAAAAGGTTTATAATACAACTTTACTTTCTCTGATTATCACTTCTACCATTTTTATCCTTGCTGCTATATTTCTGGCAAAACCCATAGCAAACAGTATCCGGTATCCTAACAACAGCGAATATGTTATTTGGTTTGCACTCATCATTGCTTTTGATGCGATTTGCTCTATCCCATTCGCCAAACTTAGAGCCATAAATCGCCCGAAAGTTTTTGCTTTTGTCAAAATTTTCAACATCAGTATTTACGTAGTTTTAAATTTGTTTTTTTTGCTTTTATGTCCTTACTGGGTAAAAAACGGCATCTTGCAGGGATTTACTTCCGTAATTTATAACCCATCAATAGGAGTAGGATATATTTTCATTGCAAACCTTGTTGCAAGCGGAATAACATTATTTTTACTTTGGATTATCGTTCCGTTAAGCAAGTTGCATTTCAGTAAAGAGATATGGAAAAAAATGATAAAATATGCCCTCCCTTTATTGATTTTTGGACTTGCAGGTATCGTCAACGAAACCATTGACCGCATATTGCTTAAATATCTATCACCTTCAGATATTGCTATGTCTCAGGTTGGAATTTATTCTGCCTGTTACAAAATCTCCATCATGATGACCATAGTGATACAGGCATTTAAATATGCAGCCGAGCCTTTTTTCTTTTCACAGGCAAAAGAATCAAATGCTAAGGTATTATACGCAGATGTTATGAAATATTTTGTCATACTCTGTTCTTTAATTTTTCTGATAATCATGTTATACATAGATGTTGTAAAATACTTCATAGGCGAAAAATATTTCGAAGGGTTAACTATTGTTCCTATTTTGTTGCTTGCCAATATGTTTTTAGGTATTTTTTACAATTTATCTATTTGGTATAAACTGACCGACAAAACACATTATGGGGCATACCTGTCAATTTTTGGAGCCATAATAACATTGGCTTTAAACTTTTTATTGATACCATTTATAGGTTATTTAGGCTCTGCCTGGGCAACATTTGCTTGCTATTTGTCTATGATGATAGCATCATATTTTATCGGTCAAAAACATTACCATGTTAACTATAATATCAAGCGTATCTTTTTATATATTTCTATTCCCATTGCTTTATATTACGTCAGCACATTCGTACCTGCAGTATCTCAATGGTTGCATTTTATAATTAATTCAATGTTTTTGCTTTCATTCATCATTCTTGTACTGTTAATTGAAAAACCAAAATTATCCAATCTTATTAATAATTCATGA